Proteins from a genomic interval of Geodermatophilus obscurus DSM 43160:
- a CDS encoding helix-turn-helix domain-containing protein, with protein MARPLLRGDRLRAAREAVGLTREELATRLDLSSPARIRVWELGLERPRPRFIPRLAAALHVSPYHLLDVDPGDPPLAALRLAAGFATNELTAPGLSVMTYVRLEDGRPGVDPSDRVVTAIAQVLGVDVPRVEAAVRRSRSDNAALASSGG; from the coding sequence ATGGCGCGGCCGCTGCTTCGAGGAGACCGTCTGCGGGCTGCCCGTGAGGCCGTGGGGCTGACTCGAGAGGAGCTGGCAACGCGGCTGGACCTGTCCAGTCCGGCGCGCATCCGGGTGTGGGAGCTGGGCCTCGAGCGTCCACGCCCTCGCTTCATCCCCCGGCTGGCGGCCGCGCTGCACGTCAGCCCGTATCACCTGCTCGACGTCGATCCGGGCGACCCACCGTTGGCGGCGCTCCGTCTGGCGGCCGGCTTCGCCACGAACGAGCTGACCGCTCCCGGCCTGTCCGTCATGACCTACGTGCGGCTCGAGGACGGCCGTCCCGGCGTCGATCCTTCGGACCGGGTGGTCACCGCCATCGCTCAGGTCCTCGGTGTGGACGTCCCTCGCGTGGAGGCCGCGGTGCGTCGGTCCCGGAGCGACAACGCGGCCCTGGCGTCCTCCGGAGGCTGA